TGCAGCGCGGCTGCGAACGCTTTTCGTCCGACCTATGATTTTATCGAATCGGAAAGGTTAACTTATCGCCTTCCTTCCGCTATAGATTCGAAGAAAGAAGCTTGTTCCGAGCCAAAAGACTGCGCTGTCCGTTTTCTTCCTCATCGTCAACGTGCGTAAACCGATACATAGATCGGAATCAAGGTATGAAGGAGTGCTTGAGCTGATGGATTTTGATTCGGCCTATTATCCGTATTCATCCCGAAGGTATGCATTGTATGCGAGAAACGGCATGGTCGCAACCTCGCAGCCGTTTGCGGCGCAAGCCGGGCTCGACATGCTTCGAAGAGGCGGGAACGCCATCGATGCGGCTATTGCAACCGCCGCCTGCTTGACGGTGGTGGAGCCGACCACAAACGGCATCGGAGGTGACGCTTTCGCACTGGTTTGGACGAAAGGCGAACTGCAGGGGATGAACGGCAGCGGACCTGCGCCGCGCAGCATTTCCATCGATGCCCTGCAAAAGGCGGGGCATACGACGATGCCCGTTTACGGCGCCGTGCCGGTAACCGTTCCGGGCGCGCCGGCCGCATGGGCCGCTTTGTCCGAACGGTTCGGCCGCCTCCCGTTCCCGGATGTCCTGCAGCCGGCGATCGATTATGCCGAGCGAGGCTTTCCGATAACGCCGAGTCTCGGAAAGACGTGGAGCTCGGCGTACCGGAATTACTTGAAATCAGTAACGGGCGACGCCTTCGCGGAGTGGTTCCGCGTCTTCGCGCCGGATGGCCGGGCGCCGGAAATCGGCGAGATGTGGAAAGCCCGGGATCATGCGGCGACGCTTAGGCTCATTGCCGAAACGAAGGCCGAGGCTTTTTACCGCGGTGAATTGGCGGAAAAAATCGATGCCTGCATGAAGCAGGCCGGCGGCTATTTGACGAAAGAGGATCTCGCCGCGTACAAGCCCGAGTGGGTCCGGCCGCTGAGCGTAAATTACCGGGGCTACGACGTCTGGGAGCTGCCGCCCAACGGTCAGGGCATCGTGGCGCTGATGGCGCTGAATCTGCTGAAAGGATTTGAGTTTACAACCCGCGATCACCCGGATACCTATCATAAGCAGATTGAAGCCATCAAGCTCGCTTTTGCCGACGGCATGAAATACGTCACCGATCCGCGGAACATGAAGATGCCCGTTGAAGCGCTGCTGTCGGAAGCTTATGCGGCGGATAGAAGAACGTTAATCGGAAGGACGGCCCTGCTCCCCGAGCCGGGAAGCCCTCCGCGAGGCGGCACGGTTTATTTGGCGGCGGCGGACGGCGAAGGCAACATGGTGTCCTTCATTCAGAGCAACTACATGGGCTTCGGTTCCGGGATCGTCGTTCCGGGCACGGGCATCGCCCTGCAAAACCGCGGCCACAATTTCTCGATGGACCCTTCGCACGACAACCGCCTGGAGCCGGGGAAACGGCCTTACCACACGATTATTCCCGGTTTTTTGACGAAGGACGGGCAGCCTATCGGGCCGTTCGGCGTGATGGGCGCTTTTATGCAGCCGCAGGGACACGTTCAGGTTGTAATGAATACGATCGATTTCGGCCTGAATCCTCAGTCTGCGCTGGACGCTCCCCGCTGGCAGTGGACGTCGGGCAGAACGGTGGAGCTCGAGCATTCCACGCCGGAGCATATCGCGGACGCTTTGTCGAGAATGGAGCATCAGGTTCAGCTTTCCCCGGCCTCGCGGTTCGGACGCGGACAAATCATTTGGCGGTCGCCTGGCGGCGTCCTGGCCGGAGGGACGGAGCCGCGCACGGACGGTTACGTTAGCGTGTGGTAACCGGGCGGATCGGGCTTCACTCGCTTGCGCGGGACTAGAGTGGAGCCAACTTATTTCCGCCAAGCTGTCAATTTCTTTCGCCATGTAAGAAAGGAGGCTGACGAAAATGAACATTCAACTGTTATCAACGCTGCCGACGATTTTGTTTATCGTTTACGGGCTGTTTCTGCTGCTCGGCTTGTACAGCTTGTATCTGTTCATCAAGCTGGCGCTCCGGGGGATTGAAGCACTCGATCTTTATCTGGATGAAAAACGCAACCGGCGTTTATGATTTGAAGCTGCACCTATGATGCGAAGGAGAGGAATCATTTGAAAGGTAAAGCGGTGTTCATTACAGGAGGCGCCACCGGAATCGGAAGGGCGATCGCGCTGCGGCTGGCCGCAGCAGGTGCGAATATTGCCGTCAATTACTCCCGTTCGGAGCAGGATGCGCTGACGGTCAAAGAAGAAATCGAAGCGCTTGGCGTTTCCTGTTTGCTGGCGAAGGGATCGGTAGCCGACGACCGGCAGGTCAGAGCGATGGTGAAGCAGACGGTCGACGCGTTCGGCCGGCTGGATGTGCTGGTCAACAATGCGGGCGTTACCGATTTCGTCCAGCATGAAGATTTGGAAGGATTGAAAGAGGAATTTTGGGACCGCGCGATGGACGTGAACGTCAAAGGGATGTTCTTTTGCTGCCGGGCGGCGGCGCCCGAATTGAAAAAGCGGAAGGGATGTATCGTGAACGTCACGTCCATTGCGGGGCTTACCGGTCAGGGAAGCTCGATCGCATATGCCGCTTCCAAGGCTGCCGCCAACAGCGTGACGAAATCGCTGGCCCGCGCTTTGGCGCCGGACATTCGCGTGAATGCGATCGCTCCCGGAATCGTGCAGACGCGCTGGGTCGAAGGGAAAGACGAGCATGTTGCGCGTCTGGCGGAAGGCACACCGCTTGGCCGGGTCGCCGTTCCCGACGATGTCGCCGAAGTGGCTTATTCGCTCATTGCACAGGCTCATTTTGTGACAGGCGAAATTGTGAAAGTGGATGGCGGCATGTTTATTTAAGCTCATGCGATGAATAAAGCCGGGTAACCAATCGTCCCGTATACTGCCTACTCGGCGGTGTGCGGGACGATTTTTCGTTTGGTTTTCCGCCGGAAGTTTTTAACTTCTTTCCGCGTATGCCGGTGAACGGAATGAATCCGTATCCCAGCACATTCTGCTGAAAAAGAGCCGTCAAAAAACGGTTCTTTTTTCGATTTTTATGTCAGATAACATTACACAAATTTTAGGAAAACTGAATTTCCCTCAAATGGAAAGGCTTACATACGGAATATTTATCATCACTATACAATACAGGTATTATCCATGTTACTAAACATCCCATATAATGGACTAAACAGCCAGGCAGCTCTATTCATCACGACGTTCTCTTCGAAATCTTACATGATAATGAGAGAGGAGCGTAAGAAAATGTCTTTAATCGAAGTGGACAATTTATCCGTCGTGTTCAAGCGGAAGGAGAAGGAATCGAAAGCGGTGAACGGCGTTTCGTTGAAATTGGATCCTCAGAGCACGCTGGGGATTATCGGCGAATCCGGATCCGGCAAAAGCGTCATGCTTCGGACGATATTAGGGCTTACGCGTTCGCCGAATACGCGTATCGGCGGCAGCATTCGTTTTGAAGGCAAAGAATTGACGGCAATGAACGAAATGGAGTATGCATCCGTCCGGGGGAAGGAAATTTCGATGATTTTTCAAGATCCCATGACCGCGCTGGATCCCTTGTTTACCGTTGGCTATCAGCTCTGCGAAACGCTGATGCGCCATCAGCGGTTATCGAAAATGGAGGCGTACAGAAAAGCCGAAGAACTGCTGGAAAAGGTCGGCATCCCTTCCCCGAGATCACGGCTCGGGCAGTATCCGCACCAGATGAGCGGCGGCATGCGCCAGCGGGTGATGATCGCGATTGCCGTAGCCTGTCAGCCGAGTCTCCTGTTGGCGGACGAACCGACAACGGCGCTCGACGTAACCGTTCAAGCCCAGGTACTTGCTTTAATTAAAAATTTGCAAAAGGATTCGGGCATGGGAATCGTATTCGTCAGCCACGACATCGGAGTCGTTGCTTCGATCTCGGATGAAATCGCGGTCATGTATGCGGGCCGCGTTGTCGAACGGGGAAGCGTTCGGCAGGTGCTTCATCATCCGAATCATCCTTATA
This genomic window from Paenibacillus humicola contains:
- the ggt gene encoding gamma-glutamyltransferase; this translates as MDFDSAYYPYSSRRYALYARNGMVATSQPFAAQAGLDMLRRGGNAIDAAIATAACLTVVEPTTNGIGGDAFALVWTKGELQGMNGSGPAPRSISIDALQKAGHTTMPVYGAVPVTVPGAPAAWAALSERFGRLPFPDVLQPAIDYAERGFPITPSLGKTWSSAYRNYLKSVTGDAFAEWFRVFAPDGRAPEIGEMWKARDHAATLRLIAETKAEAFYRGELAEKIDACMKQAGGYLTKEDLAAYKPEWVRPLSVNYRGYDVWELPPNGQGIVALMALNLLKGFEFTTRDHPDTYHKQIEAIKLAFADGMKYVTDPRNMKMPVEALLSEAYAADRRTLIGRTALLPEPGSPPRGGTVYLAAADGEGNMVSFIQSNYMGFGSGIVVPGTGIALQNRGHNFSMDPSHDNRLEPGKRPYHTIIPGFLTKDGQPIGPFGVMGAFMQPQGHVQVVMNTIDFGLNPQSALDAPRWQWTSGRTVELEHSTPEHIADALSRMEHQVQLSPASRFGRGQIIWRSPGGVLAGGTEPRTDGYVSVW
- a CDS encoding SDR family NAD(P)-dependent oxidoreductase, producing MKGKAVFITGGATGIGRAIALRLAAAGANIAVNYSRSEQDALTVKEEIEALGVSCLLAKGSVADDRQVRAMVKQTVDAFGRLDVLVNNAGVTDFVQHEDLEGLKEEFWDRAMDVNVKGMFFCCRAAAPELKKRKGCIVNVTSIAGLTGQGSSIAYAASKAAANSVTKSLARALAPDIRVNAIAPGIVQTRWVEGKDEHVARLAEGTPLGRVAVPDDVAEVAYSLIAQAHFVTGEIVKVDGGMFI
- a CDS encoding ABC transporter ATP-binding protein, whose product is MSLIEVDNLSVVFKRKEKESKAVNGVSLKLDPQSTLGIIGESGSGKSVMLRTILGLTRSPNTRIGGSIRFEGKELTAMNEMEYASVRGKEISMIFQDPMTALDPLFTVGYQLCETLMRHQRLSKMEAYRKAEELLEKVGIPSPRSRLGQYPHQMSGGMRQRVMIAIAVACQPSLLLADEPTTALDVTVQAQVLALIKNLQKDSGMGIVFVSHDIGVVASISDEIAVMYAGRVVERGSVRQVLHHPNHPYTKSLIEANVTLGMKGRLKAIQGQPPRPDRLPSGCPFASRCTIAGEECLGMMPGVTRMESGHEVACWAAGEGRSGAHSKVV